One Streptomyces coeruleorubidus DNA segment encodes these proteins:
- a CDS encoding triacylglycerol lipase, with protein sequence MALTLLTAAGTPAAAADATTGIPAPTTASLEAANGPLTTATHTVPNPRGYGSGRVTYPTASGSYPGIVLMPGYQGTQRNLQWLAPRLASWGFVVINVGTNTLTDDPESRGRQITAAGTQLLALGNAPGNPLSGKLNGTLGAAGHSMGGGGVMAALRDDSRFRAGVPTAPYHPNGNFSGVTEPTFFLTCQSDSVAHGNSYAVPWYNSMSRAEKLYIEVPGDHLCPMTGHGDKARQGKWMVSFFSLWLRADTRFSPFLCGPARDADKNNTSLVTRWMDTCQF encoded by the coding sequence CTGACAGCCGCCGGAACGCCGGCAGCCGCCGCCGACGCCACCACAGGCATCCCGGCCCCGACGACCGCTTCCCTGGAGGCCGCCAACGGGCCGCTGACCACCGCCACCCACACCGTTCCCAACCCGAGGGGGTACGGCTCAGGCCGGGTCACGTATCCGACGGCCAGTGGCTCGTACCCGGGCATCGTGCTGATGCCGGGCTATCAGGGCACACAGCGGAACCTGCAGTGGCTCGCACCCCGCCTCGCTTCCTGGGGCTTCGTCGTCATCAACGTCGGAACAAACACACTCACCGACGATCCCGAGTCGCGTGGCCGCCAGATCACCGCCGCCGGCACCCAGTTGCTCGCGCTCGGCAACGCCCCCGGCAACCCGCTGTCGGGGAAGCTCAACGGCACTTTGGGCGCGGCCGGTCACTCCATGGGCGGCGGTGGCGTCATGGCGGCCCTCCGGGACGACTCGCGCTTCCGGGCGGGCGTGCCGACTGCCCCGTACCACCCGAACGGGAACTTCTCCGGGGTCACCGAACCCACCTTCTTCCTGACCTGCCAAAGCGACTCCGTCGCCCACGGCAACAGCTACGCGGTGCCCTGGTACAACTCCATGTCCCGGGCCGAGAAGCTCTACATCGAAGTTCCAGGCGACCATCTGTGCCCGATGACGGGCCACGGCGACAAGGCCAGGCAGGGCAAGTGGATGGTGTCGTTCTTCAGCCTCTGGCTGCGTGCCGACACCCGCTTCAGCCCGTTCCTGTGCGGTCCCGCTCGTGACGCCGACAAGAACAACACCTCCCTGGTCACCCGCTGGATGGACACCTGCCAGTTCTGA